One region of Bactrocera neohumeralis isolate Rockhampton chromosome 5, APGP_CSIRO_Bneo_wtdbg2-racon-allhic-juicebox.fasta_v2, whole genome shotgun sequence genomic DNA includes:
- the LOC126760337 gene encoding integrator complex subunit 6, translating to MTIILFLVDTSASMCQKAYVNGVQKSYLDIAKGAVETFLKYRQRTQDCLGDRYMLLTFEEPPANVKAGWKENHATFMNELKNLQSNGLTSMGESLKNAFDLLNLNRMQSGIDTYGQGRCPFYLEPSVIIVITDGGRYSYRNGVHQDIILPLNTQIPGTNFTKEPFRWDQRLFSLVLRMPGNKVDERAEGKVPHDDSPIERMCVVTGGRSYRVRSHYVLNQCIESLVQKVQPGVVLQFEPMLPKDGVPNEALQDIIFQPMKKMIYVQKHISQKTFPIGYWPLPEPYWPDPKAVTLPPRDAHPKLKVVTPAVDEPQMVRSFPVDKYEIEGSPLTLQILQKREMNKCWQVIISNGMHGFDLPFGYLKASQNLTQVHLYVLAYNYPALLPLLHDLIHKYNMSPPNDLMYKFNAYVRSIPPYYCPFLRKALLNINVPYQLLQFLLPENVDNYLSPNIANQLKHIKNTAKQDQENLCMKVYKQLKQPKPPYRQIETAKLNPGVPLRRDLVRHPLLRETFSKLHAEIEPLENYTIVVPQLTRQSSAKSYRNPFDIPRRDLMEEIARMRETVLRPTPTSLVAKDSGHCLPIAEMGNYQEYLKNKDNPLREIEPTNVRQHMFGNPYKKDKHMVMVDEADLSDVAPMKSNNGAGGAPLPGAPGGIVPKKIDASRARKRKAGPIRKDYIFRRTSTDVRPSTPSLNVTSANASSSSVSSMSDFDDDSASETGSISSNMSDDGDPDRLVVAFDFNEDEPGEPLINGYVRNFINGISDESSCDSDMSGPSTTPINSTAGISMTVGGTLPLPPVVQMPGNNNVLTPMSPPGSPQPYINNFGQSIMTPVDVAPAAVSSIVAPNVLTNTNATIAPNVFAAPLQINGNALLSIPTTTPALGAPVSVATPATVTLNTQAPAYQHNDINDAQEISRILQQCHNGNTGISNTAAAPNPDTAAIAVAQVKMETAESVLMPPPSAAVANSLSTVTLSTNFDTLKRESMTNNVGIANSNHVTNHNQHNSVNSITSSNNIGNGASQRNSIVVSGPPPLTDEQRDAARKHNLEIRTQVFRDIRRPGRNYTQLLEHLNLIKGDFEMKSNFIKMCISESLRFRRKQMIDSIQEWWDKKQQQLQTTTTTAAS from the coding sequence ATGACCATTATACTATTTTTGGTCGACACATCCGCGTCGATGTGTCAAAAAGCATACGTGAATGGTGTACAAAAATCATATCTGGATATAGCGAAGGGCGCTGTAGAGACATTCCTGAAATATCGCCAACGAACACAGGATTGCCTAGGTGATCGCTATATGCTGTTAACTTTCGAAGAACCACCCGCTAATGTAAAGGCCGGTTGGAAAGAGAATCATGCAACATTCATGAACGAGCTGAAAAATCTGCAAAGCAATGGACTCACCTCAATGGGTGAATCATTAAAGAATGCCTTCGATTTATTAAATCTGAATCGCATGCAATCCGGAATCGACACATACGGTCAGGGACGGTGTCCCTTTTACTTGGAGCCGTCTGTAATCATTGTGATCACCGATGGTGGACGGTATTCGTACCGTAATGGTGTACACCAAGATATCATACTGCCGTTAAATACACAAATACCAGGAACAAATTTCACAAAAGAACCATTTCGTTGGGATCAACGACTATTTTCGTTAGTTCTACGTATGCCTGGCAATAAAGTGGATGAACGAGCTGAGGGCAAAGTACCGCACGATGATTCGCCCATAGAACGTATGTGTGTGGTGACAGGAGGACGTTCGTATCGTGTGCGTTCGCATTATGTTCTAAATCAATGTATAGAGAGTTTGGTGCAGAAAGTGCAACCGGGAGTCGTCTTACAATTTGAACCAATGCTACCGAAAGACGGCGTGCCAAATGAAGCGCTTCAAGACATAATATTTCAACCAATGAAGAAAATGATCTATGTGCAAAAACATATATCACAAAAGACCTTCCCAATTGGATACTGGCCCTTGCCGGAACCATATTGGCCCGACCCGAAGGCGGTTACTTTGCCGCCCCGCGATGCACACCCCAAATTGAAAGTAGTCACACCCGCAGTTGACGAACCGCAAATGGTGCGTAGTTTTCCTGTTGACAAGTACGAAATCGAAGGCAGTCCGCTGACCTTGCAGATATTGCAAAAACGCGAAATGAACAAATGTTGGCAAGTGATCATATCGAACGGAATGCATGGTTTTGATTTACCATTTGGTTATTTGAAGGCCTCGCAGAATTTAACACAAGTACATCTGTATGTATTGGCGTATAACTATCCGGCGTTATTGCCGCTGCTGCACGACCTTATACACAAGTATAATATGAGTCCGCCCAACGATCTCATGTATAAGTTTAACGCTTATGTGCGCTCAATACCGCCATACTACTGCCCGTTTTTGCGAAAAGCGTTACTAAACATCAATGTACCGTATCAGCTGCTCCAATTTCTATTGCCGGAAAATGTCGACAATTATCTGTCTCCGAACATCGCCAATCAGTTGAAGCATATCAAAAACACCGCAAAGCAAGACCAAGAAAATCTCTGTATGAAGGTGTATAAACAGCTGAAACAACCGAAACCGCCGTATCGACAAATCGAAACAGCAAAATTAAATCCCGGCGTACCGTTAAGACGCGATCTGGTACGTCATCCATTGTTGAGAGAGACCTTTTCTAAATTACACGCCGAGATTGAACCACTTGAGAACTACACCATTGTTGTGCCACAGCTAACGCGTCAATCGTCGGCGAAGTCATACCGCAATCCATTCGATATACCACGCCGCGATTTGATGGAAGAAATAGCGCGCATGCGCGAAACTGTGCTACGACCCACACCTACCAGTTTGGTGGCGAAAGATTCCGGACACTGCCTACCCATTGCCGAAATGGGTAACTATCAGGAATACTTGAAGAATAAGGATAATCCTTTGCGTGAAATCGAACCGACGAACGTGAGACAACACATGTTTGGCAATCCATACAAAAAGGATAAGCATATGGTTATGGTGGACGAAGCAGATCTCAGTGATGTGGCGCCAATGAAATCAAATAATGGTGCCGGTGGTGCGCCACTACCGGGTGCGCCAGGTGGCATTGTGCCAAAGAAAATCGATGCATCACGTGCACGCAAGCGCAAAGCCGGTCCCATACGCAAGGACTACATATTTCGACGTACTTCCACGGACGTGCGACCTAGCACACCAAGTTTGAATGTAACATCTGCAAATGCTTCAAGCTCCTCGGTTTCTTCAATGTCCGATTTTGATGATGACAGCGCTTCAGAGACCGGGTCCATATCATCGAATATGTCCGATGACGGTGATCCGGATAGACTTGTTGTTGCGTTTGATTTCAACGAAGACGAACCTGGTGAACCGCTAATTAATGGTTATGTACGTAATTTCATCAACGGTATTAGCGACGAAAGTAGCTGTGATTCCGATATGAGTGGGCCCAGCACAACGCCGATCAATTCGACGGCTGGTATTAGCATGACGGTTGGTGGCACATTGCCACTGCCACCTGTGGTACAGATGCCGGGCAATAACAATGTATTAACACCCATGTCGCCGCCAGGTTCCCCACAAccctatataaataattttggtcAATCGATTATGACACCTGTGGATGTGGCGCCTGCTGCTGTTAGCTCTATAGTAGCGCCAAACGTGTTGACAAATACCAACGCAACGATAGCGCCTAACGTTTTCGCTGCACCACTTCAAATCAACGGTAACGCTTTGCTTAGTATTCCTACAACCACGCCTGCACTGGGAGCGCCAGTATCCGTTGCAACCCCAGCGACAGTCACACTTAACACCCAAGCACCTGCCTATCAACACAACGATATTAACGATGCTCAAGAAATTTCGCGCATATTACAACAATGCCACAATGGCAATACTGGCATATCGAATACTGCTGCCGCGCCGAATCCCGACACTGCAGCCATTGCAGTTGCGCAAGTCAAAATGGAAACAGCAGAGTCTGTGCTAATGCCACCACCATCAGCCGCAGTGGCGAATTCCCTCTCAACTGTGACACTTTCAACCAATTTCGATACGTTGAAACGCGAGTCAATGACCAATAATGTGGGTATAGCCAATTCCAATCATGTGACCAATCATAATCAACACAACAGCGTTAACAGTATAACAAGTAGCAATAATATCGGTAACGGCGCTAGTCAACGTAACTCAATTGTGGTGTCGGGTCCACCGCCACTCACAGATGAACAACGCGATGCCGCACGTAAACATAACCTAGAAATACGAACACAAGTTTTTCGCGATATACGACGTCCAGGTCGTAATTATACACAATTGTTAGAACATCTCAATTTAATTAAGGGcgattttgaaatgaaatctaattttataaaaatgtgcaTCAGCGAATCGTTGCGTTTCCGACGAAAACAAATGATTGACAGCATACAGGAGTGGTGGGACAAGAAACAGCAACAATtacaaaccacaacaacaacggcgGCAAGTTAA